The genome window TGCCGGCGGATGCGGACGCTGCGGCCATCCAGGACGCGGTCCTCGATGTCGCGCGCGGGATCGAACGCTATCAGGATCCGAAAAAGAAGAGCCCCGACGGCGGGCCGGGCGTTTCGGTTGCCTGGTTCTCCGCGCTCTACAAGCTGCTGCTGGGGCAGGAGCGCGGGCCGCGCTTCGGGTCGTTCGTCGCTCTCTATGGGATCGGCGAGACGCGGGCGCTGATCGCCAAGGCCCTGTCGGGCGAATTGTCGGCCGCCTGATCCCGATCGGACAGCCCGGTGGCATCAAAGGGGATTGGCATGGGTGCGTTCACCTCGCTCCTGAGTTGGCTTGCCTTGCCGCTCTATGCGGTCGAGGGCACGCGGGTGCGTGCCCGCACCCATCGCCATCCACCGCCGCCGGGCCCGGTGTCCGGGCGGGTCGGAGATGATGCGGGCCGCCCGCTCAGGCTTCTGGTTCTGGGCGATTCCTCGGCCGCCGGGGTCGGTTTGAAGCGGCAGGAGCACGGCCTTGCGCCCCGTCTGGCCGAGGCGCTTTGCGAAAAGACCGGGCGGCCGGTGGACTGGCGGGCGGCGGGGTTCAATTCCGCCACCGCCGGCATGTTGCGCGATCACGTCGTCCACAATCTGGAACCGGTGCCCTACACGCATGTGCTTCTGTCGGTCGGCTTCAACGACATGAAGAACTATCACGCGCGTCGGCGGTTCCTGAAGGAGTTCGGCGGGCTGATCTACGCCGTCAAGGCGCGGTTTCCCGAAAGCCGGCTTTATTGGTCGCGCACGCTCGATCCGGCCGATGTCCCCGGCCTGCCCGCGCATCTCGCTGCGATCCTCAAGCTGCGCATGTCGATCCTCGATCCGGTCGGGGCATGCCTGTGCCGCGAGCGTGGCGCAACCGCGATCCCGGCAATGCGCGGTCTCGTGCCCGAGGCTTTTTGCGATGACGGCATCCACCCGTCGGAAGCCGGTTTCCGCGGCTGGGCGACACATCTGGCCAGCCACATGCACGCCGGCGACTGAGCTGTCAGCGCGTCAACGCATCTTGCGCGTCCTGTCGCGTGTCCGGAGACTGCCCGTCTGCAGCATCGCCGCTCTGCGGGTGCCACGGCGTGTCGACGATCTCCACGTCGCCCAGAAGCCCCTCGAGCGAGGCGTCGCCGGGGTCCGCGGCCGGTCGCGATCCATCCCCGGGACGTGATGGCGAAGGGGCATCGCTCGCGGTCGCACCTGGCCGGTCCAGATCTCCCCGCCAGTCGAGCTGCCAGATGCCCTTGCGCTTCGCGCGCGCGGCCTTGCTTGCCTCATGTAAAGAGGCGGCGGCGTCCGGTTCAGGCCGTGCCCACCCCTGGGCGATCATCCATTCGCTCAAATCCGTATCCTGGCGCCGGCATTGTGCCGCGACCAGACCGCTCGCGATTTCCGACACCTGGTCGCAGGTGACGGCCCGCCGGCGAACGAAAGCGCGAAGCGCGGTGCGCGCGCGTCGGCCGCAGGGCCAGGATCCCCCAAGCCGCGAGGGGCAGGTCTCGGAGACCTTTGGCGCGTCGAGGCCGGCCAGCCGGATGGTCAGGGTCTTGTGGCGCAATGTGCCGGCGTCGACCACCAGGGGGCGGCGGAAGGTGAGTTCATCGGGAACTTCAATCTTCGGCTGCTCCGGCAGTCGGGCCTCGACACGTTTCAAGGGCCCTGTCACGGGTGGTGGCGGCAGAATGTCCGCCGTTGTCACATTGCGGATGGACTGCGGCATCGGAGCCGGCGGAAGCGGATCAGGCGGGGCTGACCGGCCAGTTGTTGCATTCGTTTCCGGGAGGGGCGTGGGGCTTGGTGTCGTCGCCTTGTTGTCTTGCAAGGGATCGCCCGCCGGCAGATCGCCATCCATCAGCCAGGCGCCGGCGATGGCAACAAGGGCAAGGCCCAACCCCATCGCGCCGATCCGCATGCGCCAGGACGAGGCCCGGCTCACTGGCTTGCCCAGATGATCCGCGCCACCCAGTCGACGTCCGGTTGGGAGAAACTCACGATCTCCCGATCCTCCAGCAACGAGCGCACGTGGATGCGGGCGCTGGTGCGCCGTTCGAAGACATGGGCGAGCAACGCGCCGTCCGCCAGGCGCAGCATCACCCGGTCGCCCTTGCGAATGCGGGCGGCCGGCGAGACGACGACGATGTCGCCATCGCGGTAGAGCGGCAGCAAGGCATCGCCGGAGACGCGGATGGCGGTGTCGCGCGCGGGCACGTCGGGGCCTGCGGCCGGCCAGTCGGTTTGCTCCGGGTAGCCGCCATCGTGGAAAAAGCCGCTGGCGCCGTGGGCAAGCGGATCGGCGTTGGACATGTCGCCCGGCAAGGGCAAGATGTCGCTGGCGCGCCGGAGGTCGGACGGGATTGGCAAGCGATCCGCAGGGTGGTCGAGGAGGTCGACGAACTCCGAAAAGCTGGCACCGGTCGCGGCGAGGATCTTGGACACCGATTCCATCGACGGCCAGCGCGGACGCCCGTCCGGCGCGGTGCGTTTGGACGGATTGAAGGTCGTCGGATCCAGTCCCGCGCGCCGCGCGAGACCCGAGGCGGACAGCCCATGGCCGCTGGCCAGACGGTCGATGGCGGTCCATACGCTTTCATGCGACAGCATCTTGCGGCCCCGTCTCCTGCTGGCACCTTCGTGCCGCGTGTTCCCGGCACGGATATCCCCGCTACGGTATATATTCCTAAAGCGGCCGAAGTGCCACCCCGGGGCGTGCGCTTTCCCTTGTCTTGCGGGCGGGCCGGCTTTATTGCGGGCGGGAGTAAACCGCATTCGCTGAAAAGGTACGTCGGTCATGCCCCTGATTTACAAGATCTCTCCCGCGAATGCCTGGCGTGATGCGGAGGCCGCTGGCGTCCATACGGGTGCGCCTGTCGATCTTGCCGACGGGTTTATCCACTTTTCCGCAGCCAGTCAGTTGCGCGAGACGGCGGCGAAACATTTCCACGGTCAGGCGGACCTGCTCCTGATCGCGGTCGAGACCGACGCGCTCGGCGATGCGCTCAAGTGGGAGCCGTCGCGCGGCGGCGCGCTGTTCCCGCATCTTTACGCGGATCTTCCGATGTCCGCTGTCGTCTGGGCAAAGCCGCTGTCGCTCGGCGATGATGGCGTGCACCGCTTCCCGGAGGGCCTGTAATGCTGCGCGATCTCATCGGCGGCGCGGCC of Stappia sp. ES.058 contains these proteins:
- a CDS encoding DUF952 domain-containing protein, which codes for MPLIYKISPANAWRDAEAAGVHTGAPVDLADGFIHFSAASQLRETAAKHFHGQADLLLIAVETDALGDALKWEPSRGGALFPHLYADLPMSAVVWAKPLSLGDDGVHRFPEGL
- a CDS encoding helix-turn-helix transcriptional regulator, with protein sequence MLSHESVWTAIDRLASGHGLSASGLARRAGLDPTTFNPSKRTAPDGRPRWPSMESVSKILAATGASFSEFVDLLDHPADRLPIPSDLRRASDILPLPGDMSNADPLAHGASGFFHDGGYPEQTDWPAAGPDVPARDTAIRVSGDALLPLYRDGDIVVVSPAARIRKGDRVMLRLADGALLAHVFERRTSARIHVRSLLEDREIVSFSQPDVDWVARIIWASQ
- a CDS encoding thermonuclease family protein codes for the protein MSRASSWRMRIGAMGLGLALVAIAGAWLMDGDLPAGDPLQDNKATTPSPTPLPETNATTGRSAPPDPLPPAPMPQSIRNVTTADILPPPPVTGPLKRVEARLPEQPKIEVPDELTFRRPLVVDAGTLRHKTLTIRLAGLDAPKVSETCPSRLGGSWPCGRRARTALRAFVRRRAVTCDQVSEIASGLVAAQCRRQDTDLSEWMIAQGWARPEPDAAASLHEASKAARAKRKGIWQLDWRGDLDRPGATASDAPSPSRPGDGSRPAADPGDASLEGLLGDVEIVDTPWHPQSGDAADGQSPDTRQDAQDALTR
- a CDS encoding SGNH/GDSL hydrolase family protein, which encodes MGAFTSLLSWLALPLYAVEGTRVRARTHRHPPPPGPVSGRVGDDAGRPLRLLVLGDSSAAGVGLKRQEHGLAPRLAEALCEKTGRPVDWRAAGFNSATAGMLRDHVVHNLEPVPYTHVLLSVGFNDMKNYHARRRFLKEFGGLIYAVKARFPESRLYWSRTLDPADVPGLPAHLAAILKLRMSILDPVGACLCRERGATAIPAMRGLVPEAFCDDGIHPSEAGFRGWATHLASHMHAGD